A region of the Heteronotia binoei isolate CCM8104 ecotype False Entrance Well chromosome 9, APGP_CSIRO_Hbin_v1, whole genome shotgun sequence genome:
TGGTTAtatttagtctggagaagagacaactgagaggtgctTGAAaagctatcatatagaggatggtgaagagttgttttctgttgccccaaaagtCTGGATCAGaataaatgggttgaaattaaatcaaaagagtttctggctcaacatcagaaAGACCTACCTggcagagcagttcttcagtggaacaggctttcttgggagatggtgtgcttttcttttttgaaggtgaggctagatggccacttgacagcaatgctgattctgtgtatGAACTTAGACAGATCCTGGAGGGATGGAGAGgctgtatcagtgcttagttctcgtggcccttttttacacatccaggaaaatggtgatcatcactttggagtcagtcagcaagttttctccaggccagttttgtcagggatcctggagactttttttttttttgccatcttctggacatgggcAGATAACCCCAgagatcctttccaactctatgattctatgatccaaaGCACACTCATGCCCTCATACTTCTTCCCAGAAACTTACAGGGAGTACATTTTTCACACTCTGATTAAAAAGGCATCAACCTTTATTCTAAATATGGACTTTCCTTATAAATCCTTAGTTAAATGTTGGTAGAATTTTACTAGTAGATAAAGTCTTTAGAATATAGCTTATGAGAATGACTAACATTCATGATCATTCATTACACTGTCAAAGCAATCCTAACCAAAGCTGCACCTATTGGACAAGGCAGGATCACTACAGGAAATCTAATTATTCTGACAGAAGGTATGAGGATGAAGTAAATCAACTTCAGAATAGCAATATCTTTCCAAGCCAGGCAGAATAGCAATATAAttccaagccaggcagaggaccaccaagccaggcagaggacttggataagatactcctacaacagactgcaaagttctccaagagaagggatacagtgatcatgggagatttcaattacttgGACATCTGttagaagtccaactctgctaaaaacgaaaagtcaaatagattccggacttgtcttgctgacaacttttcCAGAacgtgaagaaggaaacaaggcgATCTGCTATCTTGAATCTGATTCtcatcaacaaggaagaattgattgaagaagtggaaatagtggacaccctgggaagtagtgaccatgtgattttggaatttacagtcttagggaagggaaaagctatacatagtcagacttataggttggacctcagaaaggcaaacttcgataaacttagaactatgctgggtaaaatcccatggtcataaatacttaggaagaagggagttcaggaggggtggaagtttcttaaaagcgaaatactgaaagcgcaatcacagataattcctatgagaagaaaaaatggaaaaagcttaAAGAGGCCGAGTTGGCTCCAAAAacactctctaaagacttgagaaataaaaaaaaagactcatttaggaattggaaggagggccttataaccaaggatgaatataaacaaatcaccagtgcttgtagagaaaaggttaggaaagctaaagctcagtatgagcttagcctaaccaaagatgctaaaaacaacaaaaaagggttcttttcttatgttcagagcaagaaaaaaagcaaggacatggtaggcccattgcgagggcaagaaagtgaaattgtaacaggtaatgaagagagggcggaactgctcaatccctacttttcctcagtcttctccttTTAGGGAAACgttgctcaacatggcaaaaacagaacatataaagaggttatgaagttccaacctaggatcagcataggggtagtacataaacatctagtttctttaaatgatactaagtccttagggccagatgaattgcatccaagggttctaaaagagcttgcggatgtaatttctgagcctctggctattatttttgagaattcttggagaacaggagaggtgctcgaagattggaggtgggtgaatgttgtcctcatctcaaagaaggggaaaaaagaggatctgggtaactatgcacacgtcagcttgatgtctatacctggaaaagttttagaacaaataatcatattgtccccatcttcaagaagggggaaaaaagaggatcggGGTAACTAcggacccgtcagcttgacatttatacctggaaaagttttagaacaaataaacagtcggtcctggaatatttaaaaagaatggatatgattactaagagccagcatgggtttctcaagaacaagtcatgtcagactcaCCTGATCtctttctttgagaaagtgactaccttgctggatcaggagaatgctgtagacatcgtttatcttgatttcagtaaggctttttgataaggttccacatactatccttgttgtcaAGTTGgtcaaatgtggtttggatcctgttaccgttaggtggatctgtaactggttgacagatcgcacccaaagggtgcttgtgaatggttccttatcctcttggagaggagtgacaagtggagtgcctcaaggatctgtcctgggacctgttttgttcaacatctttataaattatttagatgaaggaataaaggaaatgctttttaaatttgtcgattatactaaattgggaggggttgcaaatacagaagaagacagaaacaggatacaggatgaccttgacaggctggaaaactgggctaaaatcaataaaatgaattttaacagggataaatgtaaagttctgcatttaactaggaaaaatccaatgcatggttataggatgtggggagacttgtcttagcagtagtatgtgcaaaaaggatctaggggtcttaggggatcatacgctgaatatatgtcaacagtgtgatgcagtggctaaaaaggcaaatgcaatttttggtTGTATCAAAAGAActatagtgtccaggtcacgtgatgtgatggtatcgctttactctgctctggtaagacctcacctggagtattgtgttcagttttgggcaccacattttaagaaggatatagacaagctggaacgggtccagaggaggacgacaaagatggtgaggggtctggagaccaagtcctatgaggaaaggttgaaggaactggggatgtttagcctggagaggagacaactgagaggtgatatgaacaccatcttccaagtacttgaagggctgtcatctagaggatggtgtggaattgttttcagtggccccagtaggtaggaccagaaccaatgggttgaaattaaatcaatagagtttccagctcaacattaggaagaacttcctgacggagcgattcctcagtggaacaggcttcctcaggaggtggtgggctctccttccttggaggtttttaaacagaggctagaaggccatctgacagcaatgaagatcctgtgaatttagggggaggtgtttgtgagttttctgcattgtgcaggggttggactagatgaccctggaggtcccttccaactctatgattctatcagcaGTATGCTTCCAGTAGCAGTATGCTGACATGGGAGAATATGAGGAGTTGTGGCAGAGGAGGGGAGCATGGAATTCCATAGTGACTCAAAATATCACTACTGCCCACTTGTGCCAGCACAGTATGCCAACAAAGTGAGATAATTTAGAACACTGTACTTGAAATCAACAGAGAACCAAAAAAGGTTTCCTCGTTAACCATATCAAAAGATAGGATCCCATTCATAGCACACCACCATGATATAAACCCCAGAAAGGCAATATAGCTCATATAGCAAGCTGTGTGCCATGAGGTTACATAGCTCTGCCTCATGACAAGAAAACTACATTGACAAGTCAGACATGGTGTATTCTGTGTTTGGTAGTTCCAGTCCTATTCCAGAAAATCACAGCCCCCTGCAATTGTACTTTGGGTACCACAAGGATCTGTTGTTGTGTTTCATCTTCATTGAGATCATTCCAAGATATGGGATGAAGTGCTATAAATATCCTGATAACACCAGGTAGAAGTGGAACCTCCACGTTTTATAGCATTGTATCAGATACCTGTTGAAGGGAGCTTTTACTTCActgccattggttcttaaatctgtaccatgttgcattctggaccactgcctaccagctatatatggctctgctcagctagtatggctttgctcactgtgctggattcatctgatgaagtgtgcttaagagtacacgaaagcttacccatctcccattgtcattgacagacaatctcacattttgacatactattttgttgctttcgcatgctcatgctactcagatcaaataTCTGctcaattttttaattttattattctgtcattgtaccattttacattctaaaccactgcctaccagataatcttacttcactgtcattggttcttaaatctgtaccatgttgcattctgggccactgcctaccagctatgtatggctctcctcagctatgtatggctttgctcactatgctggattccttgtctgatgaagtgtgcttaagagcacacgaaagcttatgttctaaatagaatttggttggtcttaaaggtgcagcttgacttctgctttgttcatctGGAAAACTTGTTGGCATTTACTCCAGAAATTCTGTTGGCATCCAATGGTCTCTAAAGTGCTTTTGgaatcaaatctagctcttctactgccgACTAACACAGCCAGTTCTCTGAAACTATCTTATTGCGGGTGGAAGAACAAAGAATGACCATCGTTCTCAGATTCGTTGGACTGAGATCACATCTGAGGTTTATCCTATGGCTGGAAAGGGGACGttgaattatatggccaatcccAGAGAGGCAGTGACAATCAGTGGGTTTAGAGGGGAATAATTCTGCACACTCCCGCAGTAAAAAGCACCTTCCATGTTCTTAAATGTACACCTTTTCCTTTGTGCAATTTCCCCTCTTATTCCAGTTGAGCTCCCTTTTTTCCATTTGCAACAGCAGCGAGCCACGCTCTCAACTAAATCGACGGCATTATTTTAACCAAGGCGAAATCCCACCCCGCTGCCTGCTTCTGATTTGCCGCACAGGATCGAGCGGCCGAGTCTCCCGAAGCGATTCTTTCGAGGGCCTTCAGTAGTCCTTTAATAGTGTCGCAGATAGGAAGAGAAGGAGGTTTGGGCGGAAGTCGAGCGTGAGGCTGCACGCAGTGGGGACGACAACGTAAGAGGCGGGGCGTTTGCGATAAACACAGCCTGGGTGGCGGCGTGTGAGTCTCGCGACCGGAAGTAGGGGTGTTCTGCCATGGCGGGAGGCTCGGCTGCTGCAGGACGCCAGCGGCTGATGCGGGAGCTGGATAATGTGAGTGTACAAAACGCCTTGAAACCTGTTTCTGGCAAATGTGGCTCATGCATGGTCGAGTGGGTTTGTGACCAGCCTGCATAGAAGCTGTTGGGCGGATGGGGGTGGGCGATTGCTGTAGACAGCACTAAACAGCCCATTCTGGGAGTGCAGATGCTCTTTTGGATTCGAGGTCCTCTCGCACAGTGAGGCATAAATGATTAGTCACACTGCGTGGCATGCTTTTATTTTCTCATCGCCTTTAAAAATACTAAGTTCCTTAGGGTCAGGAAAGCATCTTTGCTGTTGCCGCTTTTCTAGTTCTGTGGTACTGAAAAGCTTGCAGGCTGTGTTGTGAATTTGTGTCAGCCTTATGAAGGTGGGTTTTAAGTGTCTCAGTCCTGCTCCAACATGCTTGGAAATGGGTAGGAAAGTGGGAGGCCACCGCTTCTTTATTCATCATGGTTCTTTTCGGCCAGGCAACGTGAATGGAGTTTGGTTTTGCTGAGCTTTGACTATTCTCCTAGTGCTTTGTCAGATAAAGCTGGTGGGTGTGGCTTCTATTGGGAAATGTAACAGTCATGTTACTATTTAATTTTAATCATGTGATGAGGTTCCTGTGAGATGTACAGGACTTATGCTCAagtatgtaaaaaaaaatcacttaaccttaaaggctaacaaaacaacaaaagcttataccttgcaaacgttattagtctttaaggtgctactgggctcttttctactgtgttgtgggggtgggggaatccacATGACTGATGTTTTGTAGTGTCTGCATGTGCAACTCCGAGTTGACAAAGAGTTAGAATTGTTAGATGCTGAAGAGCTTTCCAAAACTCAGCTATGAACTCAACATTATTGTAAGTTGTATCTTGAGCTTCTCTGTGTGTCTTCATTTTTAGCTTATATTTAAGTGCATGGTACTTTGTGAGCAGAGTAGTTGGAAAATGTTTTGACTTCAAAGCTGAGCAGTTTCAATGGTTGGACCCACTCGGGGATGCCTTAGAAATTCAccagaaaaatccttccacacacaaatatCTGCGCCTGTCctcatcctgtactcaccccatcctccagcctcctcagtgcggctcaaaaagctaccacttctgaagtggtagcaaatttttgagccgaaCACCAGTCACCTCCTCGccatctggaagtggaagggcacaagtgaggtgccttggtggtgtgaaacagCCAAGCCgcatccagcttttttttttttttacatgtgcatgaccactaaaaatgtatggagaaaacaaacaaacaaagtgaCGGGAATGGTGTGTGACAGCCATCTGATTGCGCCCGTGTTGTCCTGTGGATGGGATGGGGATAGTTAGTGGGTGAGCATGTGGCGGCTTTgcgatggctctttttgagctggcctgattTGGAACACCTCCAGTCTGCCCCATATTGCCTATCTGTTATCTGTCAACTTGTGTTTTAAAAGAGAGGGATAAAAGTATAACGTAGGCTTTTATGTTCAATGCTAAACTAGGTGGCTTTCCTAGATACAATAAGCAATGTCTGTCTGTTCTACTGACCCAGAGATCTAACTAAACATCATAAAAGTTTAGGCGAAGTCTTCTAATTCTAACCTCCCTGGCTGTTTCTAGGACTAGACTACACAACATTAGGTTCTAATCCTTTTCTGCTGCATTTAGATTTTTCAGTGATCGACTCTACTAAGAATGCTGAGGAATACTTGGTGTAGACAGGGTAGATGGCTTAAACTTATAATGGAGACAGAGCTCCAGTTTTGTTAAAGGTAGGTAGCTCTTAGAAACTTATAAAGAGCTATTGTAACACTTTTCAAGGTTCAAAATCAGCATGCTTAGTGTAGTTGCACCCAAACTAGTTTAAAATGCACATATTATAGGTAGAACTTGCTTATGTGTACATAGCTAAGCAGATATAGGCAATGTTGGTCTGTTGTCACAATCTTCACTTCCCAGGTAACATTTATTTTGACTGTTCCACCATCGGCTCAAATGGATTCAGTTCACAGACTGTTGCAGCAATGTTGTAATATACAAGTAAATGTAGCTGGTTCAGAGATTCATCTTTTCTTTCTAATGTGAAGGTTCTGGGTTACCTAACTCAAATATCATGTTAACTTTATTTCAGGGGTCTCTGGAGATAACACAGAGCATGGAGGATGACCCCCTACTTGAAGCCCCCCTTCCACCTCACTCATTGCATTCCTGGTTGCGTCCAAAGTTTTATACTATACCTACGGTTTGCTTTGCCAACATTTTGTTGCTGATACATGTAAGTTGTTCTAATGCCTCTTGCCAAATATTGCATAGGTGCATGTGTTCCTTGGAAAGCTTGTCTTGAATCAGCATGACTCAAATGGTGTTGGACAATCAAAACTTCTCTCTGCATACCAATACTACGATTTAATTAAACACCTAAACGTTAGGCATCACCCTTGGACTGGATGCAGCCACCTTCCAACCAGTTTTTCCTGTGCTACAAAATGTAAGAGGGGGATCCGACTACCAAAAAAAGGCTGTGTTGGAGATTGTGGGACCTGCATAGATGTGGGTTACAATACAGAAGGAAACTGGTTGAAATTTAATGAAAAAAATGACTAGATCCTACCTTCTGTTTTGTTCCTAGATCACAGTAAAATGTTAAGAGTAGGATGGGATGGGGGAACTGGTTTATTTGCAAGCATGTGTCTGCAGAGATATGTTTCATGATGACTTCCTGATGGATTTGAGGCTACCTaatgcccaggctagcctgatgtcatcTGATCTCAAATGCTAAGAAGGATtggctctggtcagtatttgaatgggagatgactaaggaataccagggttgcaacacagagacagacaatgtctcttaccttgaaaacaccACAGGTTttccataagtcatctgtgacttgagggggaggggggaatgggttTAAACTGCAGCGGTTTTCAGGACCCAGCAGTGTAACTGAAATGAACATATACATATGGGTTATAAGGTAATTTGTGTAGAACCTGACTTAATATAGACATTGGGTGAACTGAAATGTTTAGACTGAGATTAAAATCTTAACGCTTTGGGTTTTTTCTTCCTAGGTTACCTTTGTCATTCTGGCTTTTTTAGCTGGTATGTTCTGTTCTTATCCTGATGCAAGTGAAGATATGTGTCCTAGAAGTTACACATATCCGCTTAAAGTGCAAACTGCTATAATGACTGCCAAGGTAATTCTCTGGCTTCTACATGTGTTTCTTGAGCTATATATTCACTACCATCACAGTAAGGCCAAGCGCAGAGGCTATCTCTTAATCTACCAAAACACAAGACATCTGAAGAGGCTTCCACTGCTAATTCAGTCTGCAGGTGAGCCTGAATTTATCATGCCTTTTCATTTGTCAGCTGTTAAATATTAATAGACTGACATGTGTTCAATATGGAACAAGCTATTATGCTGGACTTATGCTATGGTCTTCTAGTGTTTCACTTGGCTTTGTTAAACTGAAACCTAAAAGCAGTTGAGGGCTACAGGTTATGTCTAAATACTTCGCCAACGGGCACAATTGTATAGGGTAGTTCAGCATTTAATATGTTTCTACTCCATTTAATATTTATTGAAGCATTTCATTGCTGCTTTTCTGCCTGAataaaaccaaagcagcttataggaAATTCCAAAACCCTTTTGACGAATTAGACATgttaagagccagtgtggtataatggttaaaatagggctaggatctgggagacccagctttgaatccccactctgccatggaagcttgctgagtgaccttaaaGCAGTGTGATTGTTCTGCAGAtaaaaaggggagaggaaaaCAATACTGTGAACTggtttgggttcccattggggaggaaaaaaaagataTGAATACCTAAATGAGGTGTGTCTCGGCTGCTCCTGGTCCAGTAGGCTttgagccacaggccaagagccctttgtaTCTTTCCTTTTGGTTATGCCTAAGAACCTGAGCATCTGGCCGCACTCAAGCTCACAACATGCCAATGGAGAACAAAACTCTGCCAGAAGGAATTCAGGTGTTAGCTTGCTGCCAATAGGATAGTCTTTCATGCTGTGTTAGCTGGGTGTAAGCATCACATAGCTGGTCTGCAGAAAGGTCAGTAAGTGACCACTTAAATGAGGCCAAAGCTTGTCTCACCATGCTGCACTTACCATTGCCCATTATTACCATTGTGACAATTGGCCCTTGGAGAAGAACAAATCTATGAGTAAACAGTGCTCCTTTTTAGCTTGCTTACTTAGTTTCTTTGCACAGGGCTTAATCTTttgcaaagagccctgtggtgcagagtgttaaagttgcagtactgcagtcctaagctctgctcatgacctgagttcgatccccagcagaagctgggttttcaggtagctggctcgaggttgactcagccttccattcttccgaggttggtaaaatgagtacccggcttgctggggggaaagtgtagatgactggggaaggcaatggcaaacaactccataaaaagtctgccttgaaaatgtgaaagcaatgtcaccccagagtcggaaatgactggtgcttgcacaggggacctttcctttccctaacattttgcaagaggaaggaaggggtcTTGAAAAGCATGATGAAAGCAAGGTACTGAGGTTTTAGTAAGGGCTAAAGGTTTTGCAGGACAacctaatgagagccagtttggtgtagtggttaagcatgtggactgggtttgattccccactcctccacttacacttgctggaatggccttgagttagccatagctctcaccagagttgtccttgaaagggcaggtgctgtgagagccctctcagtcccacccacctcacaggatgtctgttgtggggagagaagatatagcagattgtaaaccgctctgattcagagagaagggtggggtataaatctgcaattcttcttgtaATGTGTGTTGCTGGGAGATGGTGTAGTTAGACAGCTGGGCTGACTCCTTTCCCCTAGACTGCTCTGGGTTGTCTTGATTTCTCAAGTTGTAATAGTCATGCACAGAATTGCTTCTGTTTCTATCATAAACCATAGCTAATCACTGCAGCAAAAAAATGTGTTCGCATTCATTTAATGTATGTGCATCCTGAgtaaaatgtttgaaataatacataaataattTCTACATCAGATAATCATCCTTGCATTGATCCGCATAACAAAGTACTTAAGAATCCGGTAAGGTATGTACATTCAGAGTAAAAATGTTCGACATACATAAGTAATTATTACATCAGATAATCATCCTTGCATTGATCCAGATAACAAAGTACTTGAGAATTAACTATCAGTTTAATTTGGACCAGTAGCAATGTGAGAGTGGCCACATTCTGTTTGATTCTCTTACTGTCTGTAAACAAAAGCCTATTTTTGTAAAGTTAATATACAGCAGGAAAAGAACATCCTAGTGGATTTACAATCAAAGATCGAAGACTCCAATCCTGGGCTCAGTTGCTTGGAAATAGACCTCACTGAACTCAGGACTATTGAGCATAGCTAGGATGGGGCTACATTTTGGATATATTCACCAAGGCAGCAGACTGCTCTTCAACTAAACTATAACCATGTCCAGTTCTTTACAAGACATAAGACACATCCCTTGTTGAGCAGCACCAGTTAACTAATTTAGATTTTTAACTTGCCCAAGCACTGCAAGTGTttttagtttttaatatctttaacAGTGGCTTCTTTTTATTGCTAAATCTATATCCTCCACTTTGCAACACAGCTTTCTACACTTCAGAAAAAACTAACATAATAGAACATCTTAAATCCAGCAATTCAAAGCAATATGCTCAATATCAGTTTAAAAAATTGTAAGAGTGGCAGCCATAAAACTTCTCATTGGGCGCAAAGtatgaaacaaaattaaaattggGCGCAAAGtatgaaacaaaattaaaattgcCACCCAGCTACCAATGTAACAATCCATTTTTGTCGAATTTGCTTCATGCATAGTTTTTCAGGTTATAGATCATTGTTAAGAATTGGCCACTAGATAGAGCTCTGGAGATGAGGAAATATGTTGGTTTCAAAATAGGGCCCACAGCTAGATACTTTTGATTATCTGAATTTGCACAAAAACCCATCTCTAATTCTTAATGATTAAAATGTGTGAAACAGCTGGCAAACTTTCAATCACCCTTGTGCAGTAGATAGGGCTTTAAGTAATATTGGCGTGTTCTTGATAGGGCGCTATCAGATTTGCCTAAAACTGAGGAGAGAATGTCAAACAGGATTCATTTAACTGTTTACCAGCATGAAAAACTGGTCATCAGTTCCTTTCTAGAACAATAAATTGCATGCTTTGCCTATTTACACTGAAGATGTCATATTATTTAGGCAAGCAAGAACTTGTTTAAATTTTAGATATGAACTAGAGTCAGGCAGGGTGGCTGAAATGCAGATCAAAGCTTTGTGCCTTAATATTTCTAGTTATTGAACTCTATACTTCTGATAAGTATAAGCTAGGACAAAGTTGGAGGAAATTGATAGTTAATGGTAGGATTCAGAGTATCACTAACTAGTGTGTAGATTTGTATGTCTAGGTGATCCCTCAACCAAGTATGCTGTTACTTTAAATGCAAGTACTGATTATTTGTACACATATTTGTTAGTGACACAGTTCTAAGTACTGTTGCTATTAGCTTTAATCACATAGCTGTGTTTGGTAAtattccagaagaaaatacaaggGTCTTTCCAGTTAGTGGGATTCACTACTGCATGCATGCATCAAAAAGTTCAGTCCAGTGACCTCTCAATCTATGTGCAATGGTGCCCATGATATATTAGAGAAGGAACCCCACTCTTTCATCTCTCCTGCAAAGAGTATTATCTCCACTCAGGTGAATGGGCTATTCATGCAGCATTTTTGTTAAAGGGAAGG
Encoded here:
- the TMEM192 gene encoding transmembrane protein 192 isoform X2; this encodes MEDDPLLEAPLPPHSLHSWLRPKFYTIPTVCFANILLLIHVTFVILAFLAGMFCSYPDASEDMCPRSYTYPLKVQTAIMTAKVILWLLHVFLELYIHYHHSKAKRRGYLLIYQNTRHLKRLPLLIQSAGNAALLLILSVQHSFPDHNKLYLCFILAILSVELICSLICLVIYTVKVSNFNRAKPRPDILEEEKMYAYPSRITSEVGFREASVLEEIVEKQGDVIEYLQRHNALLSKRLLALTSQQARS
- the TMEM192 gene encoding transmembrane protein 192 isoform X1 — encoded protein: MAGGSAAAGRQRLMRELDNGSLEITQSMEDDPLLEAPLPPHSLHSWLRPKFYTIPTVCFANILLLIHVTFVILAFLAGMFCSYPDASEDMCPRSYTYPLKVQTAIMTAKVILWLLHVFLELYIHYHHSKAKRRGYLLIYQNTRHLKRLPLLIQSAGNAALLLILSVQHSFPDHNKLYLCFILAILSVELICSLICLVIYTVKVSNFNRAKPRPDILEEEKMYAYPSRITSEVGFREASVLEEIVEKQGDVIEYLQRHNALLSKRLLALTSQQARS